GACTCGGCGCGGCTGCTGAGGCTGGAGGCGGACCTGGGCGAGCGCGTCATCGGCCACGAGGAGGCCATCTCGCGCATCTCCCGCGTCATCCGCCGCAACTACGCGGGCTTCGCCTCGCGCCGTCCCATGGGCTCCTTCCTCTTCCTGGGCCCCACCGGCGTGGGCAAGACGGAGATGGCGCGAGCCCTGGCCGAGGTGCTCTTCGGCAGCAAGGACTCGCTGGTGCGCCTGGACATGAGCGAGATGGCCGAGAGCCACGGCGTCTCGCGCCTCATCGGCTCGCCCGCGGGCTACGTGGGCTACGGTGATGGAGGCCAGCTCACCGAGCCCGTGCGCCGCCGGCCCTCGTCCGTGGTGGTGCTGGATGAGATCGAGAAGGCCCACCGCGAGGTGCAGCTGCTCCTGCTCCAGGTGCTCGAGGAGGGCCGCCTGACGGACGGCAAGGGCCGGCACATCGACTTCTCCAACACCGTCATCGTCATGACGACGAACCTGGGCGCGGACGCCTTCCAGCGCGCCAGCCGCGCCCTGGGCTTCGGCACCCCGGAGCAGAAGGGCTCGGCCACCTCGGACATGGACGCCGCCAGCGCCGCCGCGCGCCAGGCCCTCCCCCCCGAGCTGTGGAACCGCATCGACGAGCGCCTGCCCTTCCGGCCGCTGTCCGAGGCGGAGGTGGCGCGGATCGCCCAGTTGCTGCTGGCGGAGAGCAGCCGGCGGCTCGTCACGGAGAAGGGCATCGAGTACGTGGCCGAGCAGGACGTGGTGAGCCACCTGATGAAGGCGGGCGGGTTCGACCCGAAGCTGGGTGCGCGGCCGATGCGCCAGGTGGTGCAGCGGTTGGTGGAGGCGCCCCTCGCCGAGCGGATCCTCGCCGGCGAGTTCATGGCGGGCGACCGGGTGCGGGTGGCCGTGCAGGATGGAGAGCTGCAGTTCCTTCGAGAGAGCCGCTGAGCCGTGAGCCCCCCGCGCGCCAGTCGCCCTCGGGTGGTGGTGGTGGGCATGGGCCGGTTGGGAGGAGCGCTGGCCCTCGCGCTCGCCGCGAAGCGCTGGCCCGTGCGTGTGCTGGCGCGCTCCGAGGACGGTCGGCGCCGCGCCGTGGAGCTGGGGCTGAGGCTGGCCTCCGAGAGCGATGTGGCCCAGGCCCGGGTATGCCTGCTGTGCGTGCCTGACAAGGCCGTGCCCCTGGCCGCCGAGGAGTTGAAGCCCCGGCTCTCGCGTGGGGCGGCCCTGGTGCACTGCGCGGGCGCGCTCTCGCTGGAGGCCCTGGGCGCTCCGCGCGGACGGGTGCTGGGTTCGTTCCATCCGCTGGTCGCGGTGTCGGATCCGCGTGACTCGCTGGCGGGGAACTCGGTGGCCCTCAGCACCCGCTCTCGCTGGCTGCGCGAGGTGCTGGAGCGGATGGCGAAGGACGCGGGACTGCGCGCCCTGCGGGTACCGGAGAAGCACCGCGCCGCCTATCACGCCGGGGCCGTGCTGAGCGCGGGGGGCGTGGTGGCAGCGCTCTCCGCGGCGGTGGAGGCGTTCCGCGTCGCGGGCATCTCCGAGGAGGATGCACTCGCCGCGCTGCTGCCGCTGACTCGCTCGGCGCTGCGCGGCGTGGAGGCGCGAGGACTGGCGGCCGGGTACACCGGCCCGATTGCTCGAGGGGATTCGGGCGTGGTGGCAGCGCATCTCGCGGCGCTCCCGCCCGTGGCGGGCGAGGTCTATCGGCCACTGTCACGGCGTGGAGTGCAACTCGTGGGACACCGTCTGCCTCCAGAGGCCCGCGCCGCTCTGGAGAAGCTGCTCGACTCCGAGACTCCTCGACGGAGGTAGTCTGGCGGCGGCCGGCTCCGGAAAGAAGCCGCACACACAGAGGGCGACTGGTGGCTACGTACAACATCTCCCTGGCGGATCTCCGGCAGGACATCGCCGGAGTCATCCCGGCCGAGCTCGTCCTGAGCTGGAACGGGCAGGACAAGACCTCCGTCCGACACGACCAGCTGCTGGCCCCCTTCCGGACACACGGCACGATCGTTTCCGCCGATTCGGCGGGACTGTCCAGGCTGACCCAGCGTTACACCCTGGCCCAGGTCATGAAGCTCGTCTCCGAGCCCAAGGAAGTGCTCCACTCCTACGGGACGGCGATCGGCGGTGAAGCCATCGGCATCTGGGCGGCGGACAACTCGCAGATGTTCTTCCCCGAGGCGATCGCGCCGTCACGCGTCGTCGCGCAGATGCTCGCGGTGCAGGCCAGGGTCAAGGCCCTCCAGGTCCAGATCGGCATCGGCATCCACACCTGCGAGTGCTTCAAGGTCGGCGGTGGACTCTTCGGTGAGGGGGCTGACTTCATCGAGGCCATCGCCGAGGACGAGACCTCGGGAGGAGAGATCGTCCTGTCGAAGGCCATCCACGAGCGTCTCTCGGGCCCGGTGCGCGACGCGGCCCGGGTGCGCGGAGATCTCGAGAAGAAGGGCTCGTTGTGGTCGATCACGGACTCCCCAGGCTCCCTGGATGCCGTTGAAGGCAACAACCCCCACTACCCGACGCCTTTCGACGCGGCCTTCTTCCAGCGGCTGCGCTCGGCCTCCCTGGCGGAGCTCGGCAAGGAGGAGTTTCCCGAGTACCGGACAACCCGGACGGTGGTGTTCGTGAAGGTCGCCCACAGGCCTCACGAGTTCCTGCTGGACTCGTTCACCGACATGTCCCTCATCGACCTCGCGATCCGTCGCATCGCGTCGTCCCATGGGGCCGATGTCGTGAAGTCCAACGGCACCCTGGCCATCGTCCTCTTCCCCGAGGGCCGTCAAGCCGTCGCCTTCGCGCGCGACATCATCGAGGAGAATCGCGCCCTCGGTTTCAATGCGCACGTCGGATTGACCCATGGCGAGGTCTACCTCTTCCCCCTCGCCAACGGTGAGCGCGAGATCGCCGGCAATCCCGTCAACATCGCCTCCAAGCTCGCCGAGGACTCGGGTCTGGAGGGTGTCCTCGTCGAGGACTCCGTCGCACTCGGGGATGTCTCGCGGAAGGGCGAGCCTTTCCGGTTGAATCTCTCGAAAGTCGAGCTGATCGGACGTCGCTTCCCCGTCTGAAGCGCACCTGTTTCTGGAACGTCAAAGGGGCCAGCCGGGTGATCCCGGTTGGCCCCTTTGCTGGGTCCACGGTGTTGGATCCCTATACCCTCACCCCAGCCCTCTCCCAGAGGGAGAGGGTGATCTCAACCCGAGGTCTCCTGTGAACTTCAGCTCAGGATGATGCGCGGTCCGTTCAGCGCCTGCCGCACCACCGCCACCGCCTGCTCCGACGCCGCCTCCGCCTCCGTCAACCGGCGCAGGCAGACCTCGCCCTTCGT
This is a stretch of genomic DNA from Archangium violaceum. It encodes these proteins:
- a CDS encoding DUF2520 domain-containing protein — encoded protein: MSPPRASRPRVVVVGMGRLGGALALALAAKRWPVRVLARSEDGRRRAVELGLRLASESDVAQARVCLLCVPDKAVPLAAEELKPRLSRGAALVHCAGALSLEALGAPRGRVLGSFHPLVAVSDPRDSLAGNSVALSTRSRWLREVLERMAKDAGLRALRVPEKHRAAYHAGAVLSAGGVVAALSAAVEAFRVAGISEEDALAALLPLTRSALRGVEARGLAAGYTGPIARGDSGVVAAHLAALPPVAGEVYRPLSRRGVQLVGHRLPPEARAALEKLLDSETPRRR